From one Amphiura filiformis chromosome 13, Afil_fr2py, whole genome shotgun sequence genomic stretch:
- the LOC140168339 gene encoding uncharacterized protein: MMRGCILWGCLSLLTFILLIGSARGINVGFNHFILNDGEMRTRSDVPMQNEQMILQEGAIVDITCRSKYPAVFGPAKGVGVKWTLAATDDQIGNYPVDPDVFPAERNLEKYNIQYVIEPWYEADAQRVISTIRYTARLEDHNKQLACAGVDLDSNVDPDVSSYTGTHLHLIIRPAPAPLAFKSTVVHKWRGGFVGRIDIPISDYYTSWKIVLTFRRQVFKLVGGQFQVANEPCLHIPDCGDDKWKKWVIYQTFANRVLNPGDRLNLIFVATVWKNIDLGLVADVDFYGYDQTFHVGPSSFSSSSDVHVE; the protein is encoded by the exons ATGATGAGAGGTTGCATTCTGTGGGGTTGTCTTTCCCTCCTAACATTCATATTACTCATAG GATCTGCACGGGGCATTAATGTTGGATTTAACCACTTTATTCTTAACGACGGTGAAATGCGGACTAGAAGTGATGTACCAATGCAGAACGAGCAAATGATACTCCAAGAAGGTGCTATAGTAGACATCACTTGCAGGTCCAAATATCCCGCAGTCTTTGGGCCTGCTAAAGGTGTTGGAGTGAAGTGGACCTTGGCCGCTACTGATGACCAAATTGGGAATTATCCTGTTGATCCTGATGTATTTCCTGCAGAAAGAAATTTGGAGAAGTATAACATCCAATATGTTATTGAACCCTGGTATGAAGCTGACGCCCAAAGGGTGATATCAACGATTCGGTACACAGCTCGTTTGGAAGACCATAACAAACAACTCGCATGCGCGGGGGTTGATCTCGATTCAAATGTAGATCCGGACGTATCTAGTTATACTGGCACTCATCTTCATCTGATTATTAGAC CTGCACCAGCTCCTTTGGCGTTTAAAAGCACGGTTGTACACAAATGGCGCGGTGGATTCGTAGGCAGGATCGATATACCAATCTCAGACTATTACACTTCTTGGAAGATCGTTCTCACATTCCGTCGACAGGTGTTCAAACTCGTT GGTGGGCAATTTCAAGTGGCTAACGAACCTTGCCTGCACATCCCCGACTGTGGTGATGATAAATGGAAGAAGTGGGTTATTTACCAGACGTTCGCCAATCGCGTTCTTAACCCTGGAGATCGTCTCAACCTCATCTTCGTTGCTACTGTTTGGAAGAATATTGACCTGGGACTTGTGGCTGATGTGGACTTTTATGGATACGATCAGACTTTCCATGTTGGTCCGAGctcattttcttcttcttcagaTGTTCATGTGGAGTAA
- the LOC140167654 gene encoding uncharacterized protein, whose protein sequence is MTYADDTQLYMLLHPSERNFAIPRLELCLRDIKAWSIRNRLVLNDSKTEVVHISSKFVKTPSFPKITIDTSEIEVSRVARNLGVIFDSSMDMKDHVKSVVRAASFAIYRIGKLRRYLDKSSVERLVHAFVSSRLDSCNAVLYGLQDNEIAKLQRVQNTAARLVTKCRKDEHMKPVLRVLHWLPVQQRIVYKIALLTYKALHGLAPRYISDLIEEYKPQRTLRSASQALLCTRAPKNCKTKFYGERSFAAAAPKVWNNLPFKLRSISNINSFKKGLKTHLFNASC, encoded by the coding sequence ACGCAGCTGTACATGCTTCTTCACCCAAGTGAACGCAATTTCGCCATCCCGAGACTAGAACTCTGTCTTCGCGACATCAAAGCATGGTCAATCAGAAACAGGCTTGTCTTGAATGACTCAAAAACTGAGGTTGTTCACATAagttcaaaatttgtgaaaactCCATCCTTTCCCAAAATCACCATTGATACATCTGAAATTGAGGTATCACGGGTCGCAAGGAATCTCGGCGTCATCTTCGATTCATCTATGGACATGAAAGACCATGTTAAGAGTGTTGTCCGTGCAGCCTCTTTTGCAATCTACCGTATTGGAAAGCTGCGTCGCTATCTTGACAAGTCATCTGTGGAGAGGTTGGTACATGCATTTGTATCCTCGCGTTTAGACTCATGTAATGCTGTTTTGTACGGACTTCAAGACAATGAAATCGCGAAGTTACAGAGAGTGCAGAACACCGCGGCGCGCCTCGTTACCAAGTGCAGAAAGGATGAGCACATGAAGCCTGTTCTTAGAGTCCTCCATTGGCTTCCCGTGCAACAGCGGATTGTGTACAAGATCGCATTGCTTACCTATAAGGCACTGCACGGGTTGGCTCCTAGATATATTAGCGATCTTATTGAGGAGTATAAGCCACAGCGGACTCTACGATCGGCTTCACAAGCTCTCCTTTGTACACGAGCACCAAAGAACTGTAAAACCAAGTTCTACGGCGAAAGATCATTTGCCGCAGCTGCACCAAAGGTGTGGAATAACTTGCCTTTCAAGCTTCGTTCAATTTCAAACATAAACTCTTTCAAAAAAGGACTCAAAACTCATCTATTCAATGCATCTTGTTAG